In Corylus avellana chromosome ca2, CavTom2PMs-1.0, the following proteins share a genomic window:
- the LOC132170932 gene encoding protein EXORDIUM-like 2, producing the protein MATMLRKSLLFSLMFALALAPPSHGANTPSLTPTSNTIQYHGGPLLTTPKTINIYLIWYGAFSRKDRASITDFFGSLSLSNGVVPYQGPTVSTWWKTLQTYTDKAGNSVSGTVKLVKQIGDIYSLGKNIKRAQIAKYVENKIETKVLPLDSNGIYLVLTARDVTVERFCMGSCGFHNNVVVSPKSRVVYAHVGDPLVQCPGLCAWPFSLPAYGPPGPALVAPNGVGADGMIMNIATVLAGAVTNPFNTGYFQGDPLAPLEAVTACPGVFGEGAYPGYPGNLMVDKISKASYNAYGANGRKFLLPAIWDLKSLKCKAIF; encoded by the coding sequence ATGGCCACCATGTTAAGGAAGTCTCTGCTCTTTTCCCTCATGTTTGCTTTGGCCCTAGCCCCGCCCTCACATGGAGCAAACACACCTTCTTTAACCCCCACATCCAACACAATCCAGTACCACGGAGGTCCTCTCTTAACCACCCCAAAGACCATCAACATCTACCTCATATGGTATGGAGCCTTCTCTCGAAAGGACAGAGCCTCCATAACCGATTTCTTCGGTTCCTTGAGTCTTTCTAATGGTGTAGTCCCCTACCAAGGACCCACCGTCTCAACATGGTGGAAAACTCTCCAGACATATACGGACAAGGCCGGGAACTCGGTTTCCGGCACCGTTAAGCTCGTTAAACAAATTGGTGATATATATTCTTTGGGGAAGAACATTAAGCGTGCCCAAATAGCCAAATATGTCGAAAACAAGATAGAGACCAAGGTATTACCATTAGACTCTAATGGGATATACTTGGTTCTGACTGCTAGAGATGTGACAGTAGAGAGGTTTTGCATGGGATCATGTGGATTTCATAACAACGTCGTGGTGTCTCCAAAGAGTCGGGTGGTGTATGCACATGTAGGAGACCCCTTGGTGCAGTGCCCTGGACTTTGTGCATGGCCTTTTTCACTTCCGGCTTACGGTCCACCAGGCCCGGCCCTTGTGGCTCCTAATGGTGTCGGAGCCGACGGCATGATTATGAACATTGCAACAGTTCTTGCCGGAGCTGTCACTAACCCTTTCAACACTGGGTATTTTCAAGGAGACCCCTTGGCTCCACTGGAGGCTGTTACTGCATGTCCAGGGGTATTTGGTGAGGGGGCTTATCCAGGGTATCCTGGAAACTTGATGGTGGACAAAATCAGCAAGGCAAGTTACAATGCTTATGGCGCTAATGGCAGGAAATTCCTCCTCCCGGCGATATGGGACCTGAAGAGCTTGAAGTGCAAGGCTATCTTTTAA
- the LOC132170931 gene encoding fumarate hydratase 1, mitochondrial encodes MAMYVASRRFSGGSAVGALRYAACTFWRPYSTSFREERDTFGPILVPSDKLWGAQTQRSLQNFDIGGERERMPDPIIRAFGVLKKCAAKVNMEYGLDPAIGKAIMQAAQEVAEGKLNDHFPLVVWQTGSGTQSNMNANEVIANRAAEILGHKRGEKFVHPNDHVNRSQSSNDTFPTVMHIAAATEVNSRLIPKLKQLHTSLNSKSIEFKDIVKIGRTHTQDATPLTLGQEFSGYSTQVKYGVDRVLCTLPRMYQLAQGGTAVGTGLNTKKGFDVKIAAAVSDETNLPFVTAENKFEALAAHDAFVEASGALNTIAASLMKIGNDIRLLGSGPRCGLGELILPENEPGSSIMPGKVNPTQCEALTMVCAQVMGNHVAITVGGSNGHFELNVFKPMIASALLQSVRLLGDASASFEKNCVRGIQANRERISKLLHESLMLVTSLNPKIGYDNAAAVAKKAHKEGSTLKEAALKLGVLTHEEFDTLVVPEKMLGPSD; translated from the exons ATGGCGATGTATGTTGCGTCGCGGCGATTCTCAGGTGGATCAGCGGTAGGAGCGTTGCGTTATGCTGCTTGTACTTTCTGGAGACCCTATTCGACGTCGTTCAGAGAGGAGAGAGACACTTTCGGACCAATCCTCGTCCCTTCGGACAA GTTGTGGGGGGCACAGACGCAGAGATCGTTGCAGAACTTTGACATTGGAGGCGAGCGTGAACGAATGCCCGATCCAATCATTCGTGCCTTTGGTGTCCTTAAGAAATGCGCTGCCAAA GTGAACATGGAGTATGGTCTTGACCCAGCCATTGGGAAAGCGATAATGCAAGCTGCCCAAGAAGTAGCGGAGGGAAAGCTAAACGATCATTTTCCACTTGTTGTATGGCAAACTGGCAGTGGCACTCAAAGTAACATGAATGCCAATGAG GTCATTGCAAATAGAGCAGCTGAGATCCTTGGCCATAAGCGTGGTGAAAAGTTTGTGCACCCAAATGATCACGTGAATAGATCACAATCTTCTAATGACACCTTCCCTACT GTAATGCATATTGCAGCTGCAACAGAAGTAAATTCTAGATTAATACCGAAATTGAAACAGTTGCATACTTCACTAAATTCAAAG TCCATTGAATTCAAAGATATTGTAAAAATTGGACGCACTCACACTCAAGATGCCACGCCTTTGACTCTTGGGCAAGAGTTTAGCGGCTATTCTACACAA GTGAAGTATGGAGTTGACCGGGTCTTGTGCACTCTACCCCGAATGTATCAG CTTGCACAGGGTGGTACTGCTGTGGGGACGGGATTAAACACAAAGAAAGG GTTTGATGTAAAGATAGCTGCAGCAGTATCTGACGAAACAAACTTACCATTTGTCACTGCAGAAAACAAATTTGAAGCTTTG GCTGCACATGATGCTTTTGTTGAAGCCAGCGGAGCACTTAACACAATTGCTGCTTCTCTGATGAAGATTGGGAATGACATACGTTTATTAGGAAG CGGTCCACGTTGTGGCCTTGGTGAACTCATTCTTCCTGAAAACGAGCCAGGCAGCAGTATTATGCCT GGAAAGGTCAATCCTACTCAGTGTGAAGCTCTCACTATGGTCTGTGCTCAA GTTATGGGAAACCATGTGGCCATTACAGTTGGTGGATCGAATGGTCACTTTGAACTTAACGTGTTCAAGCCAATGATTGCAAGCGCTCTTCTACAG TCGGTGAGATTGCTTGGGGATGCATCGGCCTCCTTTGAGAAGAACTGTGTGAGAGGAATTCAAGCTAATAGGGAAAGAATTTCAAAATTGCTGCATGAG TCACTGATGCTTGTCACATCCTTGAACCCT AAAATTGGTTACGACAATGCTGCTGCAGTTGCCAAGAAAGCGCACAAGGAGGGAAGTACTCTGAAG GAAGCTGCATTGAAACTGGGAGTGCTAACCCACGAAGAATTTGATACTCTTGTGGTGCCTGAGAAAATGCTTGGCCCCTCTGACTGA
- the LOC132171826 gene encoding probable polygalacturonase, translating into MWLASREGKEAMKRLVTLVALLVLLALSSAVEYDGEGNDGQCKYKRSLDPRPHSVSILEFGAVGDGKTLNTVAFQNAIFYLKSFADKGGAQLYVPAGRWLTGSFNLTSHLTLFLERDATILGSEDYTHWDIVDPLPSYGRGIEFPGGRYRSLINGQNLSDVVITGDNGIIDGQGSVWWNKFMFHSLNHSRPTLVEFVGSNEIIISNLTFLNSPAWNIHPVYCSNVLVQNITVHAPSESPYTSGIIPDSSEYVCIENCNISIGYDAIVLKSGWDEYGIGYGQPTTNVHIKGVNLRSSSGSGLAFGSEMSGGISNILVEQLHLQNSFIGVHLKTNRGRGGYMKNILVSDVELENIHLAIKATGHYGSHPDDKYDSSALPVVSDITFRNMVGENITIAGNLSGIHESPFTSICLSNITFSIHSKSSPPWFCSNVLGISEFVSPEPCAELQDTYSNSSSACFLVLHPYTYSAVL; encoded by the exons ATGTGGTTGGCGTCAAGGGAAGGGAAAGAGGCCATGAAGAGGCTAGTAA CCCTGGTGGCTCTGCTTGTGCTTCTGGCATTAAGCAGTGCTGTTGAATACGATGGAGAAGGAAATGATGGACAATGCAAATATAAGAGGTCCTTGGATCCCAGACCGCACAGTGTGTCCATCTTGGAGTTTGGGGCAGTTGGAGATGGAAAAACATTGAACACAGTTGCCTTCCAAAATGCCATTTTCTATCTCAAGTCCTTTGCTGACAAGGGTGGCGCACAGCTTTATGTTCCAGCAGGCAGGTGGCTAACTGGAAGTTTTAACCTTACTAGCCATCTCACACTCTTCCTTGAAAGAGATGCTACCATTCTTGGATCTGAG GATTACACTCACTGGGATATAGTAGATCCTCTCCCATCTTATGGTCGAGGGATTGAATTTCCAGGAGGGAGATATCGTAGCTTGATTAATGGGCAAAATTTAAGTGATGTGGTGATAACAG GTGATAATGGAATTATTGATGGCCAGGGTTCGGTCTGGTGGAACAAATTCATGTTTCATTCCTTAAATCACAGCCGACCAACTCTTGTGGAATTTGTTGGCTCTAATGAAatcattatttcaaatttaacctTCTTAAATTCTCCTGCTTGGAACATCCATCCAGTATATTGCAG TAATGTGCTAGTTCAAAACATAACTGTTCATGCTCCATCAGAATCTCCTTACACCAGTGGTATAATCCCAG ATTCTTCAGAGTATGTTTGCATAGAGAACTGCAACATTAGCATAGGCTATGATGCAATAGTTCTTAAGAGTGGTTGGGATGAATATGGAATTGGCTATGGCCAACCGACCACAAATGTCCACATCAAAGGCGTTAACCTCCGGTCCTCCTCCGGCTCCGGCCTGGCTTTCGGGAGTGAGATGTCTGGAGGCATCTCCAACATACTTGTGGAGCAGCTTCATCTGCAAAACTCATTTATTGGAGTTCATCTCAAGACAAACAGAGGAAGAGGTGGTTATATGAAGAACATCCTTGTCTCAGATGTTGAATTGGAGAATATTCACTTGGCAATCAAGGCAACAGGTCATTATGGCTCTCACCCAGATGACAAATATGATTCTAGTGCACTTCCAGTTGTTAGTGACATCACCTTTAGGAATATGGTTGGTGAAAATATCACCATTGCTGGAAATTTATCTGGAATCCATGAATCACCTTTCACATCAATCTGTCTATCTAATATTACATTCTCCATCCATTCAAAATCTTCTCCCCCATGGTTTTGTTCCAATGTGCTGGGAATCTCTGAGTTTGTGTCCCCTGAACCATGTGCAGAACTCCAGGACACATATTCAAATTCTTCCTCAGCTTGCTTTCTTGTCTTACATCCATATACCTATTCTGCAGTTTTGTGA
- the LOC132172607 gene encoding uncharacterized protein LOC132172607 isoform X1, whose amino-acid sequence MSDVEVGLHGYYSVLGLSNQATENEIRCAYRKLAMKWHPDRWLKDPEVAGEAKRRFQEIQEAYSVLSDKGKRTIYDAGLFGLLEDDDDEGFIDFMQEMILMMQSVRTPQEVNSLEDQERLLMDMMGEDEMVKFGFDSNTSESPSKSKRAGVL is encoded by the exons ATGTCGGACGTTGAAGTAGGGCTTCATGGTTATTACTCTGTGCTTGGTCTGAGTAACCAGGCCACTGAAAATGAGATCCGCTGCGCCTACCGCAAGCTTGCCATG AAATGGCACCCGGATAGATGGTTGAAAGATCCAGAGGTTGCCGGAGAAGCTAAAAGGCGGTTCCAAGAAATCCAAGAGGCTTATTCAG TTTTGTCagataaaggaaagagaacAATCTATGATGCCGGATTGTTTGGTCTCCTTGAAGACGATGATGATGAG GGATTCATTGATTTCATGCAAGAAATGATTTTGATGATGCAGAGTGTGAGAACACCGCag gaagTGAACTCTTTGGAGGATCAAGAGAGGTTGTTAATGGACATGATGGGGGAGGATGAGATGGTGAAGTTTGGATTTGACTCGAACACATCTGAGAGCCCAAGTAAAAGTAAAAGGGCAGGTGTTTTGTAA
- the LOC132172607 gene encoding uncharacterized protein LOC132172607 isoform X2, translated as MSDVEVGLHGYYSVLGLSNQATENEIRCAYRKLAMKWHPDRWLKDPEVAGEAKRRFQEIQEAYSDKGKRTIYDAGLFGLLEDDDDEGFIDFMQEMILMMQSVRTPQEVNSLEDQERLLMDMMGEDEMVKFGFDSNTSESPSKSKRAGVL; from the exons ATGTCGGACGTTGAAGTAGGGCTTCATGGTTATTACTCTGTGCTTGGTCTGAGTAACCAGGCCACTGAAAATGAGATCCGCTGCGCCTACCGCAAGCTTGCCATG AAATGGCACCCGGATAGATGGTTGAAAGATCCAGAGGTTGCCGGAGAAGCTAAAAGGCGGTTCCAAGAAATCCAAGAGGCTTATTCAG ataaaggaaagagaacAATCTATGATGCCGGATTGTTTGGTCTCCTTGAAGACGATGATGATGAG GGATTCATTGATTTCATGCAAGAAATGATTTTGATGATGCAGAGTGTGAGAACACCGCag gaagTGAACTCTTTGGAGGATCAAGAGAGGTTGTTAATGGACATGATGGGGGAGGATGAGATGGTGAAGTTTGGATTTGACTCGAACACATCTGAGAGCCCAAGTAAAAGTAAAAGGGCAGGTGTTTTGTAA
- the LOC132170699 gene encoding kinesin-like protein KIN-14I — MSSLASTTEGAFSFSVAEVVEDVLQQHGSRVRGLDLESRKAEEAASRRNEAAGWLRKMVGVVGAKDLPAEPSEEEFRLGLRSGIILCNVLNKVYSGAVPKVVESPCDSALVPDGAALSAFQYFENVRNFLVAVQEMGIPTFEASDLEQGGKSGRVVNCVLALKSYSEWKQTGGNGVWKFGGNVKPTVSAKSFVRKNSEPFTNSLSRNSSTSEKSLNVLSSDIDFNKMPANGSLSMLVRAVLLDKKPEEVPMLVESVLSKVVEEFEHRISSQFELMKTTPKDMAVSHGSKSLLKFASGDKKNEDKNEKVIKKEEFVPKAHISDEKSKSQLLKQKMAFDQQQGDIQELKHTLHATKAGMQFMQMKFHEEFHNLGMHIHGLAHAASGYHRVLEENRKLYNQVQDLKGSIRVYCRVRPFLSGQSNHFSTVDYIEDGSITISTPSKHGKGQRPFSFNKVFGPSATQAEVFSDMQPLIRSVLDGYNVCIFAYGQTGSGKTFTMSGPRELTEKNQGVNYRALGDLFHIANQRKDTFCYDVSVQMIEIYNEQVRDLLITDGNNKRLEIRNSSHNGLSVPDANLVPVSSTSDVIDLMNLGQRNRAVGATALNDRSSRSHSCLTVHVQGRDLTSGNILRGCMHLVDLAGSERVNKSEVTGDRLKEAQHINKSLSALGDVIASLAQKNPHVPYRNSKLTQLLQDSLGGQAKTLMFVHISPEPDAVGETISTLKFAERVATVELGAAKVNKDSTDVKDLKEQIASLKAALARKEGDPASTPNSISGSSGKYRTKASELSPFQSKKQDSGFLGDHNSCRQPMGDVGNIEHNSNSALRRKTQSFDLDELLANSPPWPPVNSHGQNYGEDEKEMGSGEWVDKVMVNKHDVSRVENPLGSWTADNGDLADVFYQKYLPDSSKIYPDQSYNMFMGSNQFNIASTDEMDDLDAATSDSSEPDLLWQFNHTKLTGMTNGLGAKTRKANPKQVKSPELSKNANASSLGPSPSRKLPNGVGAHLQRNGRQPAPTDMKRKAGNRK; from the exons atgagtTCGTTGGCGTCGACGACGGAGGGGGCATTTTCGTTCTCAGTGGCGGAGGTGGTGGAGGATGTGCTCCAACAGCACGGGAGTCGAGTCAGAGGTCTTGATCTCGAGTCTAGAAAAGCTGAGGAAGctg CGTCGAGAAGGAACGAAGCGGCGGGGTGGCTGAGGAAGATGGTGGGAGTAGTGGGGGCTAAGGATTTGCCGGCGGAGCCGTCGGAGGAGGAGTTCAGGCTGGGATTGAGAAGTGGGATCATTCTCTGCAATGTGCTCAACAAGGTTTACTCTGGAGCTGTGCCCAAG GTGGTGGAAAGTCCATGTGATTCTGCTCTGGTTCCTGATGGGGCCGCATTGTCCGCATTTCAGTACTTTGAGAATGTGAGGAATTTTCTGGTGGCTGTGCAGGAAATGGGAATTCCTACGTTTGAGGCGTCTGATCTGGAACAA GGAGGGAAATCTGGAAGGGTTGTAAATTGTGTTCTGGCGCTTAAGTCCTACAGCGAATGGAAACAGACTGGGGGAAATGGGGTATGGAAATTTGGTGGAAATGTAAAGCCAACCGTGTCAGCAAAATCTTTTGTGAGGAAAAATTCGGAGCCCTTCACGAATTCCTTGTCAAGGAACTCCTCAACGAGTGAAAAATCTTTGAATGTGCTGTCCTCAGACattgattttaataaaatg CCTGCTAATGGTTCCTTGAGTATGCTTGTTCGTGCGGTTCTATTGGATAAGAAGCCTGAAGAAGTTCCAATG TTGGTTGAATCTGTGCTAAGTAAGGTTGTGGAGGAGTTTGAGCATCGCATTTCAAGCCAATTTGAGCTG ATGAAAACAACTCCAAAAGATATGGCTGTTTCTCATGGCAGCaaatcattgttgaaatttGCTTCTGGTGATAAAAAG AATGAAGACAAAAATGAGAAAGTGATAAAGAAAGAGGAATTTGTCCCAAAAGCGCACATTTCTGATGAGAAATCAAAAAGTCAACTCCTGAAACAGAAAATGGCCTTTGATCAACAACAAGGAGACATTCAA GAGCTAAAGCATACTCTTCACGCTACAAAAGCTGGTATGCAGTTTATGCAAATGAAGTTTCACGAGGAGTTCCACAATCTGG GTATGCACATTCATGGCCTAGCTCATGCTGCTTCTGGGTATCATAGAGTTCTTGAGGAAAATCGTAAGCTATACAATCAAGTGCAGGATCTCAAGG gaAGCATTAGGGTTTACTGTCGAGTGAGACCTTTCTTGTCTGGGCAATCAAATCATTTCAGCACCGTGGATTATATAGAAGATGGAAGTATCACTATCAGTACTCCATCAAAGCATGGAAAAGGCCAGAGGCCTTTTAGCTTCAACAAGGTCTTTGGGCCATCTGCAACTCAAG CGGAGGTCTTCTCTGATATGCAGCCTTTGATTCGGTCTGTTCTTGATGGTTACAATGTTTGCATATTTGCATATGGTCAAACGGGATCTGGAAAAACATTCACCATG TCTGGGCCCAGAGAGCTTACAGAGAAAAACCAAGGAGTAAATTATCGGGCTTTGGGCGATTTGTTTCATATAGCAAATCAAAGAAAGGACACTTTCTGCTATGATGTTTCTGTTCAGATGATTGAGATCTATAACGAGCAAGTTAGGGACCTCCTTATCACTGATGGaaataacaaaagat TAGAAATTCGTAATAGTTCTCATAATGGACTTAGCGTACCAGATGCAAACCTTGTGCCAGTGTCATCAACGTCTGATGTTATTGATCTGATGAACCTTGGACAAAGGAATCGTGCAGTGGGTGCAACAGCCCTAAATGACCGTAGTAGCCGCTCTCATAG TTGTTTGACTGTTCATGTTCAAGGAAGAGACTTGACTTCTGGAAATATTCTTCGTGGCTGTATGCATCTGGTTGATCTTGCAGGAAGTGAGAGAGTAAACAAATCTGAGGTGACAGGAGATAGACTGAAAGAAGCACAGCATATAAACAAATCTCTGTCAGCTTTGGGTGATGTGATAGCTTCCCTTGCTCAAAAGAATCCGCATGTTCCATATAGAAATAGCAAACTCACACAACTGCTCCAAGATTCACTTG GAGGGCAGGCCAAAACGCTGATGTTTGTTCATATAAGCCCTGAGCCTGATGCTGTTGGAGAAACAATCAGTACACTTAAATTTGCAGAGAGAGTTGCCACCGTTGAACTTGGTGCTGCCAAAGTAAACAAAGATAGCACAGATGTCAAGGATCTCAAAGAACAG ATTGCCAGTCTTAAAGCTGCATTGGCAAGGAAAGAGGGGGATCCGGCGAGCACACCAAATTCTATATCTGGAAGCTCTGGAAAATACAGGACAAAAGCTAGTGAGCTATCACCTTTTCAATCTAAAAAGCAGGATTCGGGTTTTTTGGGAGATCACAATAGCTGCCGGCAACCAATGGGTGATGTAGGCAATATAGAA CATAATAGCAATTCTGCCCTGAGGCGAAAGACGCAAAGTTTTGATCTTGACGAGCTATTAGCAAATTCACCGCCCTGGCCTCCGGTGAATAGTCATGGCCAGAATTACGGGGAGGATGAGAAAGAAATGGGCTCCGGCGAGTGGGTTGATAAGGTCATGGTAAACAAGCATGATGTAAGCAGAGTTGAGAACCCTTTAGGAAGTTGGACAGCAGATAATGGGGACTTGGCTGATGTGTTTTACCAGAAATATCTGCCAGATTCCTCCAAAATTTACCCAGATCAATCCTACAATATGTTCATGGGAAGCAACCAGTTTAACATTGCCAGTACTGATGAAATGGATGATCTTGATGCCGCCACCAGCGATTCTTCGGAGCCAGATTTGCTTTGGCAATTCAATCATACAAAACTTACTGGCATGACCAATGGTCTAGGGGCAAAAACCAGGAAAGCCAATCCAAAGCAAGTAAAGAGCCCAGAATTAAG CAAGAATGCCAATGCTTCTTCTCTAGGCCCTTCACCTTCAAGAAAACTTCCAAATGGGGTAGGCGCCCATCTGCAGCGGAATGGGAGGCAGCCAGCTCCAACGGATATGAAACGCAAAGCTgggaatagaaaatag